In one window of Larus michahellis chromosome 10, bLarMic1.1, whole genome shotgun sequence DNA:
- the ACOX2 gene encoding peroxisomal acyl-coenzyme A oxidase 2 has protein sequence MALLETGKYSQGSAPGSVNPDLANERQTASFSVEKLTAWLDGGAEQTRLRRAVVEAIERDPVFSRENQYFQSQNERYEAAVRKAVHLQKKMHEMGWSQDGPESKYIYRAVAGDIAFLLHRIFMRSISVLGSDEQIAKWIPPASQYQLIGSYAQTELGHGTYLQGLETTAVFDVTTQEFILNTPKISAMKWWPGDMGRSATHTVVFAQLYVHGKCYGIHPFIVQIRSLQDHSLCPGIIAGDIGPKMNFEHIDNGYLMLQNVRVPRENMLNKFCEVQPDGTYVRRGSQKINYFTMTSVRISLISSEAVTPLMKACTIAIRYSAVRRQSKLKPGEQEAKILDYQTQQEKLLPQLAAAYAFHFIDDYLQEMFDRGYREIQRKNFDTLPELHALSSGFKATVTQYCTSGVEICLRACGGHGYSLLSGLPSLYTKIIASCIYEGENTILLLQTARFLVKSFMAASTGQSVPPSVTYLAAVKPRKCPAKNKLDFLSPDIYTEAYQHMAVRLISSTAVKLQDLIQSGVKKHDAWNRCTVQLAQAAKAHCHYITVKNFAETVEKLESKAGIQKIMKHLCDLFALHGIFSNAGVFMHDGYISGAQMDMVTASYLDLLAIVRKDAVPLVDAFDFTDKSLNSALGCYDGQVYQRLYEWARKSPTNKQISPAYEKYLKPLLHNTLSKL, from the exons ATGGCTCTGCTGGAGACCGGCAAGTACTCGCAGGGCTCGGCGCCCGGCAGCGTGAATCCCGACCTGGCCAACGAGAGGCAAACGGCCTCCTTCAGCGTGGAAAAACTCACGGCCTGGCTGGACGGCGGCGCGGAGCAGACTCGGCTGCGGAGGGCGGTAG TCGAAGCTATCGAACGCGACCCTGTGTTCAGCAGAGAAAATCAGTATTTCCAGAGCCAGAATGAGAGGTACGAAGCAGCAGTCAGAAAGGCTGTTCACCTCCAGAAAAAGATGCACGAGATGGGATGGAGTCAGGACGGACCTGAATCTAAGTACATCTacag GGCAGTGGCAGGAGACATCGCGTTTCTCCTTCACCGCATCTTCATGAGAAGTATTTCGGTGCTGGGCTCCGACGAACAGATTGCCAAGTGGATTCCCCCCGCCTCCCAGTATCAGCTCATTGGAAGCTATGCCCAGACCGAACTGGGGCACG gaacttATCTTCAGGGTTTGGAAACAACAGCAGTCTTTGATGTCACTACACAGGAGTTTATACTGAACACACCAAAGATCTCTGCCATGAAGTGGTGGCCTGGAGACA tgGGAAGGTCAGCAACCCACACAGTGGTCTTTGCCCAGCTGTACGTCCACGGGAAGTGCTACGGCATACATCCCTTCATCGTGCAGATACGCAGCCTTCAGGACCATTCACTCTGCCCAG GCATAATTGCAGGAGACATCGGTCCCAAAATGAATTTTGAGCACATCGACAACGGGTACCTCATGCTGCAGAACgtgcgtgtccccagggagaacATGCTGAACAAGTTTTGCGAG GTTCAACCAGATGGCACCTATGTAAGACGGGGGTCACAGAAGATCAATTATTTCACAATGACTTCAGTGCGCATTTCCCTCATTTCAAGCGAAGCTGTAACACCTTTAATGAAAGCTTGCACCATCGCCATCCGATACTCGGCGGTTCGCCGGCAGTCCAAGTTAAAGCCTGG GGAACAAGAAGCAAAAATCCTTGACTACCAGACCCAGCAAGAGAAACTGCtgccccagctggcagcagcctaCGCCTTTCATTTCATCGACGACTACCTGCAGGAGATGTTCGACAGGGGGTACAGAGAGATCCAGAGGAAGAACTTTGACACGCTGCCAGAG ctccaTGCACTTTCTTCAGGCTTTAAAGCCACGGTTACTCAGTATTGCACTTCAGGAGTGGAGATCTGCCTCCGGGCATGCGGGGGACACGGTTATTCCTTGCTGAGCGGACTCCCTTCCTTGTACACTAAAATAATCGCCTCTTGtatttatgaaggggaaaacaCCATTTTGCTCCTGCAGACTGCCAG GTTCCTGGTTAAGTCCTTCATGGCAGCCAGCACTGGCCAGTCCGTTCCACCATCTGTCACTTATCTGGCTGCAGTGAAACCCAGGAAGTGTCCAGCCAAGAACAAGTTGGATTTTCTCAGTCCAGATATTTACACTGAGGCCTATCAACACATGGCAGTCAG ACTCATAAGCAGCACAGCAGTGAAACTGCAGGACTTGATTCAGTCTGGAGTCAAAAAGCACGATGCGTGGAACCGGTGCACAGTGCAGCTGGCGCAGGCTGCGAAG GCTCACTGCCACTACATCACTGTGAAAAACTTTGCAGAAACTGTGGAAAAACTCGAGAGCAAGGCTGGCATCCAGAAGATTATGAAACATCTTTGTGACCTCTTTGCATTACACGGGATCTTCTCGAACGCAGGAGTCTTCATGCATGACGGATACATATCTGGAGCACAAATGGACATGGTCACAGCATCATACCTGGACCTCCTGGCTATCGTTCG GAAGGATGCTGTTCCGCTAGTGGATGCTTTTGACTTCACAGATAAGAGCCTGAATTCTGCGCTTGGCTGTTACGACGGACAAGTTTACCAACGGCTTTACGAGTGGGCACGGAAGTCACCGACCAACAAGCAG ATAAGCCCAGCCTATGAGAAGTATTTGAAGCCACTTCTTCACAACACGCTATCGAAATTATGA
- the PDHB gene encoding pyruvate dehydrogenase E1 component subunit beta, mitochondrial codes for MAAAAVALRHLAPMGARLPPRGRAAGRLLQQRRGFRLSAPAAIQVTVRDALNQALDEELERDERVFLLGEEVAQYDGAYKISRGLWKKYGDKRVIDTPISEMGFTGIAVGAAMAGLRPVCEFMTFNFSMQAIDQVINSAAKTCYMSAGAIAVPIVFRGPNGASAGVAAQHSQCFAAWYGHCPGLKVVSPWSSEDAKGLLKASIRDDNPVVMLENELLYGVPFEMSEQAQSKDFVVPIGKAKIERQGTHVTLVSHSRPVGHCLEAAAVLAKEGVECEVINLRTIRPMDIETVEASVVKTNHLVTVEGGWPQFGVGAEICARIMEGSAFNYLDAPAVRVTGADVPMPYAKILEDNCIPQVKDIIFAVKKTLNI; via the exons atggcggcggctGCGGTGGCACTGCGGCACCTGGCGCCCATGGgcgcccgcctcccgccccggggccgcgccgccgggcggCTGCTCCAGCAGCGCAGGGGGTTCCGCCTCTCCGCCCCAGCCGCCATACAG GTGACGGTGCGGGATGCGCTGAACCAGGCGCTGGATGAAGAGCTGGAGCGGGACGAACGCGTCTTCCTGCTGGGCGAGGAGGTGGCCCAGTACGATGGTGCCTACAAG ATCTCCAGGGGGCTCTGGAAGAAGTACGGGGACAAGAGGGTGATCGACACCCCGATATCAGAG aTGGGCTTCACAGGAATTGCAGTCGGTGCTGCCATG GCAGGGTTGAGACCAGTGTGTGAATTCATGACATTCAACTTCTCCATGCAAGCAATCGATCAGGTTATAAACTCTGCTGCCAAGACCTGTTACATGTCTGCAGGAGCAATCGCTGTCCCCATTGTCTTCCGGGGCCCCAATGGGGCATCAGCTGGAGTCGCCGCTCAGCACTCGCAGTGCTTCGCTGCTTGGTACGGGCATTGCCCAGGACTGAAGGTTGTTAGTCCGTGGAGCTCGGAAGATGCCAAAGGCCTGCTGAAAGCATCAATCCGGGACGATAATCCAG TTGTGATGCTGGAAAATGAACTGCTCTATGGTGTTCCCTTTGAAATGTCTGAACAGGCACAGTCAAAGGATTTCGTTGTTCCAATTGGAAAAGCTAAAATAGAAAGGCAAG GAACTCATGTTACGTTAGTGTCACACTCAAGACCTGTCGGACACTGTTTGGAAGCAGCTGCCGTACTTGCCAAAGAAGGTGTAGAGTGTgag gttATAAATCTGCGTACCATTCGACCAATGGATATTGAAACAGTGGAAGCCAGCGTTGTGAAGACAAACCATCTTGTAACTGTAGAAGGAGGCTGGCCACAATTTGGAGTAGGAGCTGAAATCTGTGCCAGGATTATGGAAG GATCTGCCTTTAACTACTTGGATGCTCCAGCTGTGCGTGTTACCGGTGCAGATGTTCCAATGCCTTATGCAAAAATTTTAGAAGATAACTGCATACCTCAAGTGAAGGATATAATATTTGCAGTGAAGAAGACCTTGAATATCTAA
- the KCTD6 gene encoding BTB/POZ domain-containing protein KCTD6: MDNGDWGYMMTDPVTLNVGGHMYTTSLTTLTRYPDSMLGAMFRGDFPTARDSQGNYFIDRDGPLFRYVLNFLRTSELTLPLDFKEFDLLRKEADFYQIEPLIQCLNDPKPLYPVDTFEEVVELSSTRKLSKYSNPVAVIITQLTITTKVHSLLEGISNHFTKWNKHMMDTRDCQVSFTFGPCDYHQEVSLRVHLMEYITKQGFTIRNTRVHHMSERANENTVEHNWTFCRLARKTDD; this comes from the exons ATGGATAATGGAGACTGGGGATATATG atGACTGATCCAGTCACGCTAAATGTGGGTGGACACATGTATACGACATCCCTCACAACTCTAACGAGATATCCTGACTCAATGCTTGGGGCCATGTTCAGGGGAGACTTCCCCACTGCCAGGGACTCTCAGGGCAATTACTTTATTGACAGAGATGGACCACTTTTCCGTTATGTTCTTAACTTTTTAAGGACCTCAGAGCTCACTTTGCCACTGGACTTCAAAGAGTTCGACCTACTTCGGAAAGAAGCGGACTTCTATCAGATTGAACCGCTAATTCAGTGTCTTAATGACCCCAAGCCGCTGTATCCCGTGGATACCTTTGAGGAGGTGGTGGAGCTGTCCAGCACCCGGAAGCTGTCCAAGTACTCCAACCCGGTGGCCGTGATCATCACGCAGCTCACCATCACCACGAAAGTCCATTCGTTGCTGGAAGGCATTTCGAACCACTTCACGAAGTGGAACAAGCATATGATGGACACCAGGGACTGCCAGGTTTCCTTCACTTTTGGGCCGTGCGATTACCACCAGGAAGTGTCGCTCAGAGTCCATCTGATGGAGTACATCACAAAGCAAGGCTTCACGATCAGGAATACCAGAGTTCATCATATGAGCGAGCGTGCCAATGAAAACACAGTGGAGCATAACTGGACTTTCTGTAGACTGGCACGGAAAACAGATGACTGA